A portion of the Leifsonia sp. EB41 genome contains these proteins:
- a CDS encoding MFS transporter, with translation MSSSSPEPAPLSAATAAAPDPDAVDTAGTVSPLARRGLLPSLAITSLVLFATYTGLISVLLPNQVTNIDPAHKVANLAIVTTTSFVFTLFAQPIVGAFSDRTRSRMGRRAPWMVIGTAVAAAFLIGLGSLQSILWITVFWVVIQVALNAMQGPLSAITPDRFPRSRRGVASAMVGIGTMAGSTIGVIVAGILAANVGLAYSAFGIVVLLVTLGFVLFNRDYSSKGIELPPFRWKAFFAGFWINPRKHPDFAWAFAARFLFILGYFVAFSYQLFILTDYIGMSLKQANAQIGVISLASLATTVVSVALAGWLSDKLGRRKVFIYLASVLMIVGLAMPLLMPTITGMLLMSAINGFGFGLYMACDTALMTEVLPGGGVAAAKDLGILNVATNIPQALSPAIAAVLIGAVGGYPALFVFAMVCVALAALVLIPIKSVR, from the coding sequence ATGTCATCGAGCTCCCCCGAACCAGCGCCCCTCTCCGCAGCCACGGCCGCGGCGCCCGACCCCGACGCGGTCGACACGGCGGGCACCGTCAGCCCGCTCGCCCGCCGCGGCCTGCTCCCCTCGCTCGCGATCACCTCCCTGGTGCTCTTCGCGACCTACACCGGCCTGATCAGCGTGCTGCTGCCCAACCAGGTCACGAACATCGACCCGGCGCACAAGGTGGCCAACCTCGCGATCGTGACCACGACCTCCTTCGTGTTCACGCTGTTCGCGCAGCCGATCGTCGGCGCGTTCAGCGACCGCACGCGCTCCCGGATGGGCCGCCGGGCGCCGTGGATGGTGATCGGCACCGCCGTCGCCGCCGCGTTCCTGATCGGGCTCGGCTCGCTGCAGTCCATCCTCTGGATCACGGTGTTCTGGGTCGTCATCCAGGTGGCGCTCAACGCGATGCAGGGGCCGCTCAGCGCCATCACGCCCGACCGCTTCCCGCGCAGCCGCCGCGGCGTGGCCTCTGCGATGGTCGGGATCGGCACGATGGCCGGCAGCACCATCGGCGTCATCGTGGCGGGCATCCTCGCCGCGAACGTCGGCCTCGCCTACTCGGCGTTCGGGATCGTCGTGCTCCTGGTCACGCTCGGCTTCGTGCTGTTCAACCGCGACTACTCCAGCAAGGGCATCGAGCTGCCGCCCTTCCGCTGGAAGGCGTTCTTCGCCGGGTTCTGGATCAACCCGCGCAAGCACCCCGACTTCGCCTGGGCGTTCGCGGCACGCTTCCTTTTCATCCTCGGTTACTTCGTCGCCTTCAGCTACCAGCTCTTCATCCTGACCGACTACATCGGGATGTCGCTGAAGCAGGCGAACGCCCAGATCGGCGTGATCAGCCTCGCGTCGCTCGCCACCACCGTCGTCTCGGTCGCCCTCGCCGGCTGGCTGAGCGACAAGCTCGGACGCCGCAAGGTCTTCATCTACCTGGCCTCCGTGCTGATGATCGTCGGGCTGGCGATGCCGCTGCTGATGCCCACCATCACCGGGATGCTGCTGATGTCGGCGATCAACGGCTTCGGCTTCGGCCTCTACATGGCCTGCGACACCGCCCTCATGACCGAGGTGCTGCCCGGCGGCGGCGTCGCGGCCGCCAAGGACCTCGGCATCCTCAACGTCGCGACCAACATCCCGCAGGCGCTCAGCCCCGCGATCGCGGCCGTGCTGATCGGCGCGGTCGGCGGCTATCCGGCCCTGTTCGTCTTCGCGATGGTCTGCGTCGCGCTGGCCGCCCTCGTCCTCATCCCCATCAAGTCCGTCCGCTGA
- the coaA gene encoding type I pantothenate kinase: MAENGAARGGSTANGESSTPFVELSRSDWAELAQNTRLPLNATEIVQLRGLGDPLDLREVEEVYLPLSRLLNLYVGGTKQLHRVTSDFLGERAQPTPFVIGVAGSVAVGKSSIARLMRELLSRWDDTPRVELVTTDGFLLPNAELERRGLMERKGFPESYDRRALLRFVSAVKSGAPEVRAPFYSHLSYDIVSDAEIVVRRPDVLIVEGLNVLQPAGGGNRLAVSDLFDFSVYVDARTRDIAHWYEERFLKLQRGAFANPKSYFHRYAQLTEEQARARAASIWTAINEPNLIQNIRPTRSRAKLVLRKEADHTVSSVLLRKL; the protein is encoded by the coding sequence ATGGCTGAGAACGGCGCCGCTCGCGGCGGATCCACGGCGAACGGCGAGTCCAGCACCCCCTTCGTGGAGCTGAGCCGGTCCGACTGGGCCGAGCTGGCGCAGAACACCCGGCTGCCGCTGAACGCGACCGAGATCGTGCAGCTCCGCGGTCTCGGCGATCCGCTGGACCTGCGGGAGGTCGAGGAGGTCTACCTGCCGCTCAGCCGGCTGCTCAACCTGTACGTCGGCGGCACCAAGCAGCTCCACCGCGTCACGAGCGACTTCCTCGGCGAGCGCGCCCAGCCGACGCCCTTCGTGATCGGCGTCGCGGGCTCCGTAGCGGTCGGCAAGTCGAGCATCGCCCGCCTGATGCGCGAGCTGCTCTCGCGCTGGGACGACACCCCGCGCGTCGAGCTGGTGACGACGGACGGCTTCCTCCTCCCGAACGCGGAGCTGGAGCGGCGCGGCCTGATGGAGCGCAAGGGCTTCCCCGAGTCGTACGACCGCCGCGCGCTGCTGCGGTTCGTCAGCGCGGTGAAGAGCGGGGCGCCGGAGGTGCGCGCGCCCTTCTACTCGCACCTCAGCTACGACATCGTGTCGGACGCGGAGATCGTCGTCCGCCGGCCGGACGTCCTGATCGTGGAAGGCCTCAACGTCCTCCAGCCCGCGGGAGGCGGCAACCGGCTCGCCGTGAGCGACCTCTTCGACTTCAGCGTGTACGTGGACGCCAGGACGCGCGACATCGCGCACTGGTACGAGGAGCGCTTCCTCAAGCTGCAGCGCGGCGCGTTCGCCAACCCCAAGTCGTACTTCCACCGGTACGCGCAGCTGACCGAGGAGCAGGCCAGGGCGCGGGCCGCGTCGATCTGGACGGCGATCAACGAGCCCAACCTCATCCAGAACATCCGGCCGACGCGGTCGCGCGCCAAGCTCGTGCTGCGCAAGGAAGCCGACCACACGGTCAGCTCGGTGCTGCTCCGCAAGCTCTGA
- the glmS gene encoding glutamine--fructose-6-phosphate transaminase (isomerizing), with product MCGIVGYVGTDKSLEVLLGGLKRLEYRGYDSAGVAVIAPDGRLGTAKKAGKLAVLADDLTVNPIPNGGTGIGHTRWATHGGPTDRNAHPHLGDDGRLAVIHNGIIENFASLKDELLADGFSFESETDTEVAAVLLGREYRATGDLSEAFQRVVSRLEGAFTLLALHQDQPHVVVGARRNSPLVIGLGEGENFLGSDVAAFVEHTRRALAIGQDQIVTITPDSVTVTDFSGVPVEVEPFEVAWDASAAEKGGWSSFMAKEIAEEPDAVANTLRGRIVDETVHIPELDAIGDDFLQGIDRITIVACGTAAYAGLVGSYAIEKWARVPVTVELSHEFRYREPVLTAGTLVISISQSGETMDTLMAVKYAREAGAKAISVCNTQGATIPRESDAALYTHAGPEVAVASTKAFVAQITALYLFGLHLGRVRGTLSAAQQRDAVAELQAVPEKIATVLEAHGTIAQLAHWMSDTRSVLFLGRHVGYPIALEGALKLKELAYIHAEGFAAGELKHGPIALIEPGQPVFVVVPSPRWSDELHKKVVSNIQEIRARGARVIAIAEAGDAAVLPFADEVIRIPLAAPLFEPLLSVVPLQIFAMELSAAKGLDVDQPRNLAKSVTVE from the coding sequence ATGTGTGGAATCGTGGGGTATGTCGGTACCGACAAGAGCCTGGAGGTGCTGCTCGGCGGTCTGAAGCGCCTCGAGTATCGCGGCTACGACTCGGCCGGCGTCGCCGTCATCGCCCCTGACGGGCGCCTCGGGACGGCGAAGAAGGCCGGCAAGCTGGCCGTGCTCGCCGACGACCTCACCGTCAATCCGATCCCCAACGGCGGCACCGGCATCGGCCACACCCGCTGGGCGACGCACGGCGGCCCGACCGACCGCAACGCGCACCCGCACCTGGGCGACGACGGCCGGCTCGCCGTCATCCACAACGGCATCATCGAGAACTTCGCGAGCCTGAAGGACGAGCTGCTCGCCGACGGCTTCTCGTTCGAGTCAGAGACGGACACCGAGGTCGCAGCCGTGCTGCTGGGCCGCGAGTACCGCGCCACCGGCGACCTGAGCGAGGCGTTCCAGCGCGTCGTGTCGCGGCTGGAGGGCGCCTTCACGCTGCTCGCCCTGCACCAGGACCAGCCGCACGTCGTCGTCGGCGCCCGCCGCAACTCCCCGCTGGTGATCGGCCTCGGCGAGGGCGAGAACTTCCTCGGCTCCGACGTCGCGGCGTTCGTCGAGCACACCCGCCGCGCGCTCGCGATCGGCCAGGACCAGATCGTCACGATCACCCCCGACTCCGTCACCGTCACCGACTTCTCCGGCGTACCGGTCGAGGTGGAGCCCTTCGAGGTCGCCTGGGACGCCTCCGCCGCCGAGAAGGGCGGCTGGTCGTCGTTCATGGCGAAGGAGATCGCCGAGGAGCCGGACGCCGTGGCGAACACGCTGCGCGGCCGCATCGTGGACGAGACCGTGCACATCCCGGAGCTCGACGCGATCGGCGACGACTTCCTTCAGGGCATCGACCGCATCACCATCGTCGCCTGCGGCACCGCCGCCTACGCCGGCCTGGTCGGCAGCTACGCGATCGAGAAGTGGGCGCGCGTCCCCGTCACGGTCGAGCTCAGCCACGAGTTCCGCTACCGCGAGCCGGTCCTCACCGCGGGCACGCTGGTCATCTCGATCAGCCAGTCCGGCGAGACGATGGACACGCTGATGGCGGTCAAGTACGCCCGCGAGGCCGGCGCCAAGGCGATCTCGGTCTGCAACACGCAGGGCGCCACCATCCCGCGCGAGTCCGACGCGGCGCTGTACACGCACGCCGGCCCGGAGGTCGCGGTCGCCTCGACCAAGGCGTTCGTCGCGCAGATCACCGCGCTCTACCTCTTCGGCCTCCACCTCGGGCGGGTGCGCGGCACGCTGTCCGCCGCGCAGCAGCGCGACGCGGTCGCCGAGCTCCAGGCCGTGCCGGAGAAGATCGCCACCGTGCTCGAGGCGCACGGGACGATCGCCCAGCTCGCGCACTGGATGTCGGACACCCGCTCCGTGCTCTTCCTCGGCCGTCACGTCGGCTACCCGATCGCCCTGGAGGGTGCGCTCAAGCTCAAGGAGCTGGCGTACATCCACGCGGAGGGCTTCGCCGCCGGTGAGCTCAAGCACGGCCCGATCGCGCTGATCGAGCCGGGCCAGCCCGTCTTCGTCGTGGTGCCGAGCCCGCGCTGGTCGGACGAGCTGCACAAGAAGGTCGTCTCCAACATCCAGGAGATCCGCGCCCGCGGCGCCCGCGTCATCGCGATCGCCGAGGCCGGGGACGCCGCTGTGCTGCCGTTCGCCGACGAGGTCATCCGCATCCCGCTGGCGGCGCCGCTGTTCGAGCCGCTGCTGTCGGTGGTCCCGCTGCAGATCTTCGCCATGGAGCTGTCGGCGGCCAAGGGCCTGGATGTGGACCAGCCGCGCAACCTGGCCAAGTCCGTCACTGTGGAGTAG
- a CDS encoding helix-turn-helix domain-containing protein → MATPRSHAAQLFGRRVRTARVALGVSQDEIAQLANMHVTNYGRVERGEANSELHTIVRLATALGVDPGELLTGLFGDGMLPDRQHAYSVADFIAAKRAQESR, encoded by the coding sequence ATGGCAACACCTCGATCACACGCTGCTCAGCTCTTCGGCCGGCGGGTCCGCACAGCGCGAGTAGCGCTGGGCGTCAGCCAGGATGAGATCGCCCAGCTCGCGAACATGCACGTGACCAACTACGGCCGCGTGGAGCGTGGCGAGGCCAACTCCGAGCTCCACACCATCGTCCGCCTCGCGACGGCCCTCGGCGTGGACCCCGGAGAACTCCTGACCGGGTTGTTCGGCGACGGGATGCTCCCCGATCGCCAGCACGCGTACTCGGTCGCCGACTTCATCGCGGCCAAGCGCGCCCAGGAGTCACGGTAG
- the tsaE gene encoding tRNA (adenosine(37)-N6)-threonylcarbamoyltransferase complex ATPase subunit type 1 TsaE: MHALGLELAGMLAAGDLVVLTGPLGAGKTTLTRGIGEGLGVRGPVTSPTFVLARTHPNLVDGAPLVHVDAYRLGSAVELDDLDIDFAGSVVVVEWGGGMLDGVAESWLEVDIVRPTGAAEAAADDAAADLDADEPRTVTVTGFGPRWAA, translated from the coding sequence ATGCACGCGCTGGGGCTGGAGCTGGCCGGGATGCTGGCCGCCGGCGACCTCGTGGTGCTGACCGGCCCGCTCGGTGCAGGCAAGACGACGCTGACCCGCGGGATCGGCGAGGGCCTCGGCGTCCGCGGCCCGGTCACGAGCCCGACCTTCGTGCTGGCCCGCACGCACCCGAACCTGGTCGACGGTGCGCCGCTGGTCCATGTCGACGCGTACCGTCTCGGCAGCGCGGTGGAGCTGGACGACCTCGACATCGACTTCGCCGGCTCGGTGGTGGTCGTGGAGTGGGGTGGCGGGATGCTCGACGGCGTCGCCGAGTCGTGGCTGGAGGTCGACATCGTGCGGCCGACGGGTGCGGCCGAGGCTGCCGCCGACGACGCGGCCGCCGACCTCGACGCGGACGAGCCGCGCACCGTCACGGTCACCGGCTTCGGCCCCCGCTGGGCCGCCTGA
- a CDS encoding holo-ACP synthase → MIAGIGIDVVDLARFARSLERTPKLRERLFTEAERGLPVHSLAARFAAKEALIKALGGSEGVRWHDMEIVPDEERNPGFVLHNVVGRQVAERGIAHIHVSMSHDAGIASAFVVLERDA, encoded by the coding sequence GTGATCGCCGGCATCGGGATCGACGTCGTCGATCTGGCGCGCTTCGCCCGATCGCTGGAGCGCACCCCGAAGCTGCGCGAGCGCCTCTTCACGGAGGCCGAGCGCGGCCTGCCTGTGCACTCCCTCGCCGCGCGCTTCGCCGCCAAGGAGGCGTTGATCAAGGCGCTCGGCGGCTCGGAGGGCGTGCGCTGGCACGACATGGAGATCGTGCCCGACGAAGAGAGGAACCCGGGTTTCGTGCTGCACAACGTCGTCGGACGCCAGGTCGCCGAGCGCGGCATCGCGCACATCCACGTGTCGATGTCGCACGATGCCGGGATCGCCTCCGCGTTCGTCGTGCTGGAGCGCGACGCGTGA
- the rpsI gene encoding 30S ribosomal protein S9, with protein MAKIADSIDSAQVAENVESYSTETPESAAPAAPRPVLSVPGAAVGRRKEAIARARLVPGAGTITVNGREFADYFPNKLHQQLITDPFKVLDLIGSYDVVARITGGGPSGQAGALRLAIARALNEIDRENNRPTLKKAGFLTRDARVTERKKAGLKKARKASQFSKR; from the coding sequence GTGGCGAAGATCGCAGACAGCATCGACTCGGCCCAGGTTGCCGAGAACGTCGAGTCCTACTCGACCGAGACCCCCGAGAGCGCGGCCCCCGCGGCCCCGCGTCCCGTCCTCTCCGTGCCCGGCGCAGCCGTCGGCCGCCGCAAGGAGGCCATCGCGCGTGCGCGCCTGGTCCCCGGTGCCGGCACCATCACGGTCAACGGCCGTGAGTTCGCGGACTACTTCCCGAACAAGCTGCACCAGCAGCTCATCACGGACCCGTTCAAGGTCCTCGACCTCATCGGCTCCTACGACGTCGTCGCCCGCATCACCGGCGGCGGCCCGTCGGGTCAGGCCGGCGCTCTGCGCCTCGCCATCGCCCGCGCGCTGAACGAGATCGACCGCGAGAACAACCGTCCGACCCTCAAGAAGGCCGGCTTCCTCACCCGTGACGCGCGCGTCACCGAGCGCAAGAAGGCCGGTCTCAAGAAGGCCCGCAAGGCTTCGCAGTTCTCCAAGCGTTGA
- the alr gene encoding alanine racemase, with product MSGAFREAVVDLDAVSANVARLREIAGTEHVMAVVKANAYGHGAVECARAALAGGADWLGVADISEGLALREAGVDAPVLAWLHDPDEDFAAAVAAGLDVGISSRAQLEAAAAAGSADRTAFVQLKLETGLSRNGIPASEWEAVVARAHELEESGALVVRGLFSHLSNASPDDDRAAIAAFAWGIERAEAAGLHPELRHIAASAAALSLPESRFNLVRFGLAVYGLSPFGAASAVELGLRPAMTLRGRVAAVRRVAAGTGVSYDYTYRTEAETTLALVPLGYAEGIPRHASGRGPVSIAGKRYRVSGRVAMDQFVVDVGDAEVAVGDEVVLFGDPATGVPGADDWAEAADTINYEIVTRLGGRLRRTYRGGAA from the coding sequence GTGAGCGGCGCATTCCGGGAGGCCGTCGTCGACCTGGACGCGGTGAGCGCGAACGTCGCACGCCTGCGCGAGATCGCCGGAACCGAACACGTGATGGCCGTGGTGAAGGCGAACGCCTACGGGCACGGCGCGGTCGAGTGCGCTCGCGCCGCGCTCGCCGGCGGGGCGGACTGGCTGGGCGTCGCCGACATCTCCGAGGGGCTCGCGCTGCGCGAGGCGGGCGTCGATGCTCCGGTGCTCGCGTGGCTGCACGACCCGGACGAGGATTTCGCGGCCGCCGTCGCCGCGGGCCTGGATGTGGGCATCTCGTCGCGCGCGCAGCTCGAGGCCGCGGCCGCCGCCGGCAGCGCCGACCGCACGGCATTCGTGCAGCTCAAGCTGGAGACAGGGCTCAGCCGCAACGGCATCCCCGCGTCCGAGTGGGAGGCCGTCGTCGCACGCGCCCACGAGCTCGAAGAGTCGGGCGCCCTCGTGGTGCGCGGCCTCTTCAGCCACCTGTCGAACGCGTCGCCCGACGACGACCGGGCGGCGATCGCCGCGTTCGCCTGGGGCATCGAGCGCGCGGAGGCGGCAGGGCTGCATCCCGAGCTCCGACACATCGCCGCCAGCGCCGCCGCACTCAGCCTCCCGGAGTCGCGGTTCAACCTGGTGCGGTTCGGGCTGGCGGTCTACGGGCTCAGCCCGTTCGGCGCCGCGTCGGCGGTCGAGCTGGGACTCCGCCCGGCGATGACGCTGCGCGGCCGGGTCGCGGCGGTGCGCCGGGTGGCTGCGGGCACGGGCGTCTCCTACGACTACACCTACCGCACGGAGGCCGAGACCACCCTCGCGCTCGTCCCGCTCGGATACGCCGAGGGCATCCCACGCCACGCGTCGGGCAGAGGCCCGGTGTCCATCGCCGGCAAGCGCTATCGCGTCTCGGGCCGGGTCGCGATGGACCAGTTCGTAGTGGACGTCGGCGACGCCGAGGTCGCGGTCGGCGACGAGGTCGTGCTGTTCGGCGATCCCGCGACAGGCGTGCCGGGCGCGGACGACTGGGCGGAGGCCGCGGACACGATCAACTACGAGATCGTCACGCGCCTGGGCGGCCGGCTGCGGCGCACGTACCGCGGGGGAGCGGCGTGA
- a CDS encoding carboxylesterase/lipase family protein: protein MTDSTLDRPEVTTTGGRVRGRWRDGSAAFLGIPFAEPPVGDLRFAAPVPHRPWDSVLDAGEHGATPQRKALAEITLIPEPSYPGESTLNVDVFTPRPGDADAKLPVLVYIHGGGYVAGSPASPWYDGAAFNRDGVVTVSVSYRLGFDGFGWIEDAPANRGVLDWILALEWVRDNIASFGGDPASVTIAGQSAGGGAVLTLLTVPRAASLFQRVYSISGTTASVNLEDAERYGRALAAAAGVEPTRAGLSALTEERILALQGEDDAVTSPEAPADPMAPLRALASGSALRWAPVVDGDLVPAPIAAAIADGIGADKALVLGATDNEFNMAVADLRDALAGTDPAGLLASVGVPEEAAAAYVAAHPGLDTAETLGQFVTDAMFRAPAREIAESRAAAGAPAWIYRFAWTSPTFGAAVHCLDVPFFFDCLDSERVGYIAGEQPPTALADDVHGAAVRFIASGDPGWPAYVLAERDVQVFDVPTTVVGDGLADVGVLQSAR from the coding sequence GTGACAGACAGCACCCTCGACCGACCCGAGGTCACCACGACGGGAGGCCGCGTGCGCGGCCGGTGGCGGGACGGCTCTGCCGCCTTCCTCGGCATCCCGTTCGCCGAGCCGCCGGTGGGCGACCTGCGCTTCGCCGCCCCGGTCCCGCACCGCCCGTGGGACAGCGTGCTCGACGCCGGCGAGCACGGCGCGACTCCGCAGCGCAAGGCGCTCGCGGAGATCACCCTCATCCCCGAGCCGTCCTACCCGGGAGAGTCGACGCTCAACGTGGACGTCTTCACGCCGCGCCCCGGTGACGCCGACGCGAAGCTGCCCGTGCTGGTCTACATCCACGGCGGAGGCTACGTCGCCGGGTCGCCGGCCAGCCCCTGGTACGACGGCGCCGCCTTCAACCGCGACGGGGTCGTGACGGTCAGCGTCTCGTACCGGCTCGGCTTCGACGGCTTCGGCTGGATCGAGGACGCACCGGCGAACCGCGGCGTGCTCGACTGGATCCTGGCGCTGGAGTGGGTGCGCGACAACATCGCGTCGTTCGGCGGCGACCCGGCGTCGGTCACCATCGCGGGCCAGTCGGCCGGCGGCGGCGCCGTGCTCACCCTCCTGACGGTGCCGCGCGCGGCGAGCCTGTTCCAGCGGGTCTATTCGATCTCCGGCACCACGGCGAGCGTGAACCTGGAGGACGCCGAGCGCTACGGTCGCGCCCTCGCCGCCGCCGCCGGGGTGGAACCCACCCGGGCCGGGCTGTCCGCACTGACCGAGGAGCGGATCCTGGCGCTGCAGGGCGAGGACGACGCGGTCACCTCGCCCGAGGCGCCAGCGGACCCGATGGCCCCGCTGCGGGCACTGGCCTCCGGGTCGGCGCTGCGCTGGGCCCCGGTCGTGGACGGCGACCTCGTGCCGGCGCCCATCGCTGCGGCGATCGCCGACGGGATCGGCGCGGACAAGGCGCTGGTGCTCGGCGCGACGGACAACGAGTTCAACATGGCCGTCGCCGACCTGCGCGACGCACTTGCCGGGACCGACCCGGCCGGCCTGCTGGCCTCCGTCGGCGTCCCGGAGGAGGCGGCGGCCGCCTACGTCGCCGCTCATCCAGGGCTCGACACCGCCGAGACCCTCGGGCAGTTCGTCACGGACGCGATGTTCCGGGCGCCCGCCCGCGAGATCGCGGAATCGCGTGCGGCAGCGGGCGCCCCCGCCTGGATCTACCGGTTCGCGTGGACGTCGCCGACCTTCGGCGCGGCCGTGCACTGCCTCGATGTGCCGTTCTTCTTCGACTGTCTCGACAGCGAACGGGTCGGCTACATTGCAGGCGAGCAGCCGCCGACCGCACTCGCCGACGACGTGCACGGGGCGGCGGTGCGGTTCATCGCCTCGGGCGACCCGGGATGGCCGGCCTACGTGTTGGCGGAGCGCGATGTGCAGGTGTTCGACGTCCCGACCACGGTCGTGGGGGACGGCCTGGCCGACGTCGGCGTGCTTCAGAGCGCGCGCTGA
- the glmM gene encoding phosphoglucosamine mutase, producing the protein MPRLFGTDGVRGLANGPLTADLALGLAQAAAAVLTRGRSAEARRAAGKRPRAIVARDPRVSGEFLSAAVAAGLASSGIDVYDAGVIPTPAAAFLIADFDADFGVMVSASHNPAPDNGIKIFARGGTKLPDIVEDRIEQHLEMEKLTPTGADVGRIRRFADAEDRYVVHLLASLPHRLDGIHVVLDCAHGAAAGISPEVFTDSGARVTVIGDSPDGMNINDGVGSTHLDNLARAVLAAGADVGIAHDGDADRCLAIDADGNVVDGDQIMAILAVGMKERGKLTDDTLVATVMSNLGLKIAMREHGIRIVETAVGDRYVLEEMNQNDYALGGEQSGHVIMREFATTGDGILTGLHLLSEMARQRKPLSELAKVMTVYPQVMVNVKGVDHHAVHTDEPLQLAVQTAEAALGDTGRVLLRPSGTEPLVRVMVEAADQHTAERLANELADVVRERLGV; encoded by the coding sequence ATGCCCCGCCTTTTCGGAACCGACGGAGTCCGCGGACTCGCGAACGGTCCTCTCACCGCCGACCTCGCGCTCGGCCTCGCTCAGGCAGCTGCTGCTGTCCTGACGCGAGGCCGCAGCGCCGAGGCGCGGCGCGCTGCGGGCAAACGCCCGCGCGCCATCGTCGCCAGGGACCCCAGGGTCTCCGGCGAGTTCCTCTCGGCCGCTGTCGCGGCCGGGCTGGCCAGCTCGGGCATCGACGTCTACGACGCCGGTGTCATCCCGACGCCGGCCGCGGCGTTCCTGATCGCCGACTTCGACGCCGACTTCGGTGTCATGGTGTCGGCGTCGCACAACCCCGCCCCCGACAACGGGATCAAGATCTTCGCGCGCGGCGGCACCAAGCTCCCCGACATCGTCGAGGACCGCATCGAGCAGCACCTCGAGATGGAGAAACTGACTCCGACCGGCGCCGATGTGGGCCGCATCCGCCGCTTCGCCGACGCGGAGGACCGCTACGTCGTGCACTTGCTGGCGAGCCTCCCGCACCGGCTCGACGGCATCCACGTCGTGCTCGACTGCGCTCACGGCGCGGCTGCCGGCATCTCGCCAGAGGTGTTCACCGACTCGGGCGCCCGCGTGACCGTCATCGGCGACTCGCCCGACGGCATGAACATCAACGACGGCGTCGGCTCGACCCACCTCGACAACCTGGCGAGGGCCGTCCTCGCGGCCGGCGCGGACGTCGGAATCGCCCACGACGGCGACGCCGACCGCTGCCTCGCGATCGACGCCGACGGCAACGTCGTCGACGGCGACCAGATCATGGCGATCCTCGCGGTCGGCATGAAGGAGCGCGGCAAGCTCACCGACGACACGCTCGTCGCGACCGTGATGAGCAACCTCGGCCTCAAGATCGCTATGCGCGAGCACGGCATCCGGATCGTCGAGACCGCCGTCGGCGACCGTTACGTGCTCGAGGAGATGAACCAGAACGACTACGCCCTCGGCGGCGAGCAGTCGGGCCACGTCATCATGCGCGAGTTCGCGACCACCGGCGACGGCATCCTGACCGGCCTCCACCTCCTCAGCGAGATGGCGCGTCAGCGCAAGCCGCTGTCCGAGCTGGCCAAGGTGATGACCGTGTACCCGCAGGTGATGGTCAACGTGAAAGGTGTGGACCACCACGCCGTCCACACGGACGAGCCGCTGCAGCTCGCCGTCCAGACCGCCGAGGCGGCGCTGGGCGACACCGGCCGGGTGCTGCTGCGCCCGTCCGGCACCGAGCCGCTGGTGCGCGTCATGGTGGAGGCTGCCGACCAGCACACGGCCGAGCGCCTCGCGAACGAGCTGGCGGACGTCGTGCGGGAGCGGTTGGGCGTCTAG